The genomic DNA GCTCGAGGTCGACGGGGCCTTCGACCGGATCGCGGCGGTGAGCGGGGCCGGAGCCGCCCTGGAGCGCCGCCGGCAGCTGCACGACCTGCTGGCCAGGGCCACCGGCGGCGAGCAGCGGCTGCTGACCGGGCTGGTCAGCAGCGAGCTGCGCCAGGGGGCGCTCGAGGGGGTGCTGCTCGCGGCGGTGGCCACGGCCGGGGGCGTCGGCGAGCCGGCCGTGCGCGGCGCCGTGACGCTGGCGGGAGCGGTGGCGCCGGTGGCCGCAGCCGTGCTCGCTGAGGGGTCCGCCGGGCTGGCCCGGTTCCGACTGCGTCCCGGGCAGCCGCTGCGACCCATGCTCGCACAGTCCGCCGGGTCGGCGTCCGACGCGCTGGAGCGGGTCGGCGGGGTGGGCGGGCTGGAGTGGAAGCTCGACGGGATCCGGGTGCAGGTGCACCGGCTGGACGGCGAGGTGAGCGTGTTCACCCGCACCCTCGACGACATCACCGAGCGGGTGCCCGAGCTCGCTGAGGAGGTGCTGGCACTCCCTGGCTCATCGCTGGTGCTCGACGGTGAGGTGATCGCCCTGGCTCCGGACGGGCGGCCGCTTCCGTTCCAGGTGACCGGCAGCCGGGTCGGCCGCCGACTGGACGTGGCGGTGGCGCGGGAACGGGTCCCACTGTCGGCGTTCTTCTTCGACGCGCTGCACGTCGACGGCGACGACCTGGTGGCCGAGCGGGGCGACGGGCGGTGGGCCGCGCTCGAGGCTGCCGTCCCGGCGGCGCTGCGGGTGCCGCGGCTGGTCACCGGATCGGCCGAGGAGGCCGAGCGGTTCTTCGCGGCAGCGGTGGCACGCGGCCACGAGGGGGTGGTGGCCAAGTCGCTGAGCGTGCCGTACGCGCTGGGCCGGCGGGGCGCCGGCTGGGTGAAGGTGAAGCCGGTGCACACGCTCGACCTGGTCGTGCTCGCAGCCGAGTGGGGGCATGGCCGGCGCACCGGGGTGCTGTCCAACCTTCACCTGGGCGCGCGCGACCCGGACGGCAGCTACGG from Actinomycetes bacterium includes the following:
- a CDS encoding ATP-dependent DNA ligase is translated as MLLAAVAQTSDLVAATASRSAKVGLVADLLRRARPGDVPVLVAYLSGQLTQRRSGVGYAALRDLPAAAETATLELLEVDGAFDRIAAVSGAGAALERRRQLHDLLARATGGEQRLLTGLVSSELRQGALEGVLLAAVATAGGVGEPAVRGAVTLAGAVAPVAAAVLAEGSAGLARFRLRPGQPLRPMLAQSAGSASDALERVGGVGGLEWKLDGIRVQVHRLDGEVSVFTRTLDDITERVPELAEEVLALPGSSLVLDGEVIALAPDGRPLPFQVTGSRVGRRLDVAVARERVPLSAFFFDALHVDGDDLVAERGDGRWAALEAAVPAALRVPRLVTGSAEEAERFFAAAVARGHEGVVAKSLSVPYALGRRGAGWVKVKPVHTLDLVVLAAEWGHGRRTGVLSNLHLGARDPDGSYGPPGGFVMLGKTFKGLTDALLAWQTEQLLARAVDQDRSQVRVRPELVVEVAFDGVQSSSRYPSGLTLRFARVLRYRPDKTAAESDTVAAVRALH